Proteins from a single region of Streptomyces sp. HUAS 15-9:
- a CDS encoding CaiB/BaiF CoA transferase family protein, producing MNTSTQPLTGLRVLDLATLFAGPLSATLLGDFGAEVIKVEHPAKPDPCRGHGPSKQGVGLWWKLLGRNKRTITLDLSRPGGRATLLRLAATADVIVENFRPGTLEKWELGWAELSAANPRLILARVTAFGQFGPYAHRPGFGTLAEAMSGFAAITGEPDAPPTLPPFGLADSIAGLATAYAVMTALAARDRTGEGQVVDMAIIEPILTVLGPQPVWYDQLGHVQPRTGNRSQNNAPRNTYRTADGTWVAVSTSAQSIAERVMHLVGRPELIDEPWFATGAERAAHADVLDQAVGAWIARRTRDEVLAAFEKAEAAAAPIQDVRDVMADPQYQALETITAVDDPELGLLRMQNVLFRLSATPGAIRWAGRPHGADTEAVLTELGLTPAELGALRAEGAL from the coding sequence ATGAACACCTCCACCCAACCCCTCACCGGCCTGCGCGTCCTCGATCTCGCCACGCTCTTCGCCGGCCCCCTCTCCGCCACCCTGCTCGGTGACTTCGGCGCCGAGGTGATCAAGGTCGAGCATCCCGCCAAGCCCGACCCCTGCCGGGGCCACGGTCCCTCGAAGCAGGGCGTCGGCCTGTGGTGGAAGCTGCTCGGCCGCAACAAGCGCACCATCACCCTCGACCTGTCCAGGCCCGGCGGCCGCGCCACCCTGCTGCGCCTGGCCGCCACCGCCGACGTGATCGTCGAGAACTTCCGCCCCGGCACCCTGGAGAAGTGGGAGCTGGGCTGGGCGGAGCTGTCGGCCGCCAACCCGCGGCTGATCCTCGCCCGGGTCACCGCCTTCGGCCAGTTCGGCCCCTACGCGCACCGCCCCGGCTTCGGGACCCTGGCCGAGGCGATGAGCGGCTTCGCCGCGATCACCGGCGAGCCGGACGCACCCCCGACGCTCCCGCCCTTCGGCCTCGCCGACTCCATCGCGGGCCTGGCCACGGCGTACGCGGTGATGACCGCGCTCGCGGCCCGGGACCGCACCGGCGAGGGCCAGGTCGTCGACATGGCGATCATCGAGCCGATCCTGACCGTGCTCGGACCGCAGCCCGTCTGGTACGACCAGCTGGGCCACGTCCAGCCGCGCACCGGCAACCGCTCCCAGAACAACGCCCCGCGCAACACCTACCGCACGGCGGACGGCACCTGGGTCGCGGTCTCGACGTCCGCCCAGTCGATCGCCGAGCGCGTGATGCACCTGGTCGGCCGTCCGGAGCTGATCGACGAGCCGTGGTTCGCGACGGGCGCCGAACGGGCCGCGCACGCAGACGTGCTCGACCAGGCGGTCGGCGCCTGGATCGCCCGCCGCACCCGGGACGAGGTCCTGGCGGCCTTCGAGAAGGCGGAGGCCGCCGCGGCGCCGATCCAGGACGTACGGGACGTGATGGCCGACCCGCAGTACCAGGCCCTGGAGACCATCACCGCCGTCGACGACCCGGAGCTGGGCCTCCTGCGCATGCAGAACGTCCTCTTCCGGCTCTCCGCCACCCCCGGCGCGATCCGCTGGGCGGGCCGCCCGCACGGCGCGGACACCGAGGCGGTCCTGACCGAGCTGGGCCTCACCCCGGCGGAGCTCGGTGCCCTGCGCGCGGAGGGCGCCCTGTGA
- a CDS encoding HpcH/HpaI aldolase/citrate lyase family protein: MIPFPLTWLYVPGDRPHVVAKALACGADVVVIDLEDAVAPDRKAYAREATADLLSEPRPVRVHVRVNALEAPWAAADLRAVTTLPGVSGLRLPKVTYAEEVVRVAEGTGLPVYALLETALGIEHAYAIASAHPSLRGVSLGEADLRADLGVREDAGLDWCRSRVVVAARAAGLAPPPQSVHPDIRDLDGLAASCAHGRSLGFLGRAAIHPRQLPVIERAYLPTEEEIEQAETIVKAATEEQGALALPDGRFVDAAVVAAAQRTLSLVRRP; encoded by the coding sequence GTGATCCCCTTCCCGCTCACCTGGCTGTACGTCCCCGGCGACCGTCCGCACGTCGTGGCCAAGGCGCTGGCCTGCGGCGCGGACGTGGTGGTGATCGACCTGGAGGACGCGGTCGCCCCGGACCGCAAGGCCTACGCCCGCGAGGCGACCGCCGACCTGCTGTCCGAACCCCGGCCGGTCCGGGTCCACGTCCGGGTCAACGCCCTGGAGGCGCCGTGGGCGGCCGCCGATCTGCGCGCGGTGACCACGCTTCCGGGCGTGTCAGGGCTACGGCTCCCGAAGGTGACGTACGCCGAGGAGGTGGTGCGGGTCGCGGAGGGCACCGGGCTCCCCGTCTACGCCCTCCTGGAGACGGCCCTGGGCATCGAGCACGCCTATGCGATCGCCTCCGCCCACCCGTCCCTGCGGGGCGTCTCCCTCGGCGAGGCGGATCTGCGGGCCGACCTGGGCGTACGCGAGGACGCGGGTCTTGACTGGTGCCGTTCCCGGGTCGTGGTCGCGGCGCGGGCGGCGGGGCTGGCCCCGCCGCCCCAGTCGGTGCACCCCGACATCCGCGATCTGGATGGACTGGCCGCCTCCTGCGCCCACGGCCGCTCCCTGGGCTTCCTCGGCCGGGCCGCCATCCACCCCCGTCAGCTCCCGGTCATCGAGCGGGCCTACCTGCCCACGGAGGAGGAGATCGAACAGGCCGAGACGATCGTCAAGGCCGCGACGGAGGAGCAGGGGGCCCTGGCGCTGCCGGACGGCAGATTCGTCGACGCGGCGGTGGTGGCCGCGGCGCAGCGCACGCTGTCGCTGGTCCGCAGGCCCTGA
- a CDS encoding DsbA family protein, with product MSEKNRDGKRTARERIAVEREKQKAAEKRRRALIVGASVVCVLGLAAVIGVIAANAGKNKGSQSAGPVVVPSGAQGKDSLAIPVGKDGAKSTLTVWEDFRCPACQSFEAAYRPTLHELADAGKLRVEYHLVRLIDGNLGGTGSLRAANAAACAQDAGKFRDYHDVLYANQPKETDDAFADNARLIELAGKVQGLDTPAFRACVNDGKHDSWVDKSHAAFKAGNFSGTPTVLLDGKNIYQDRTMTPQKLKQMVEAANQG from the coding sequence GTGAGCGAGAAGAACCGTGACGGAAAGCGCACCGCCCGGGAGCGGATTGCGGTCGAGCGCGAGAAGCAGAAGGCCGCGGAGAAGCGCCGCCGTGCGCTGATCGTGGGCGCGAGCGTCGTCTGTGTCCTCGGCCTCGCGGCGGTGATCGGCGTGATCGCCGCGAACGCCGGCAAGAACAAGGGCAGCCAGAGCGCGGGCCCGGTGGTGGTGCCCTCGGGCGCGCAGGGCAAGGACAGCCTCGCGATCCCCGTCGGCAAGGACGGAGCCAAGTCGACGCTCACGGTGTGGGAGGACTTCCGCTGCCCGGCCTGCCAGTCCTTCGAGGCGGCATACCGCCCGACACTCCACGAGCTCGCCGACGCGGGCAAGCTCAGAGTCGAGTACCACCTGGTCAGACTGATCGACGGCAACCTCGGCGGCACCGGCTCGCTGCGCGCTGCCAACGCGGCGGCCTGCGCCCAGGACGCCGGCAAGTTCCGCGACTACCACGACGTCCTCTACGCGAACCAGCCCAAGGAGACGGACGACGCCTTCGCGGACAACGCCAGGCTGATCGAGCTGGCGGGCAAGGTCCAGGGCCTCGACACCCCGGCCTTCCGGGCCTGTGTCAACGACGGCAAGCACGACAGCTGGGTCGACAAGTCGCACGCGGCCTTCAAGGCGGGCAACTTCAGCGGCACGCCGACCGTCCTGCTCGACGGCAAGAACATCTACCAGGACCGGACGATGACCCCGCAGAAGCTGAAGCAGATGGTGGAGGCGGCCAACCAGGGGTAA
- the rbsK gene encoding ribokinase yields MTHIAVLGSLNMDLVAYVEKAPQLGETVTGREFRTIPGGKGANQAIAAARAGATVSMIGAVGNDIFGTRLRDTLEHSGVDTDDLRTMEGSSGTAHIVVDDEGGNSIVVVPGANGTVDHLSPGDEGVIASADALLLQLEIPMAAVLAGADAARRHGVRTILTPAPTQPLPPGLLAATDLLVPNEHEATALTGRPDPREAADVLLDRVPEVVVTLGAAGCLYLTRGAEPLVVPAPAVTAVDSTGAGDTFVGALAVALGEERPIREALTWAAAAAAVSVQREGASASMPYRPEIEAQYTA; encoded by the coding sequence ATGACCCATATCGCCGTACTCGGCAGCTTGAACATGGATCTCGTCGCGTACGTCGAGAAGGCCCCACAGCTCGGAGAGACCGTCACGGGACGGGAGTTCCGTACGATCCCCGGCGGCAAGGGCGCCAACCAGGCGATCGCCGCGGCCCGCGCGGGCGCCACCGTCTCGATGATCGGCGCGGTCGGCAACGACATCTTCGGCACCCGGCTGCGCGACACCCTGGAGCACTCCGGCGTGGACACCGACGACCTGCGCACCATGGAGGGCTCGTCCGGCACCGCGCACATCGTGGTGGACGACGAGGGCGGCAACTCGATCGTGGTGGTCCCGGGCGCGAACGGCACCGTGGACCATCTCTCCCCCGGCGACGAGGGCGTGATCGCCTCCGCCGACGCGCTGCTCCTGCAACTGGAGATCCCCATGGCGGCGGTGCTCGCGGGCGCGGACGCGGCCCGCAGACACGGAGTCCGTACGATCCTCACCCCCGCCCCCACCCAGCCGCTGCCGCCCGGACTCCTCGCCGCCACCGATCTACTGGTCCCCAACGAGCACGAGGCGACCGCCCTCACCGGGCGGCCCGACCCGCGCGAGGCGGCCGACGTCCTGCTCGACCGGGTACCGGAGGTGGTCGTCACCCTGGGCGCGGCCGGCTGCCTGTATCTGACCCGGGGTGCCGAACCGCTCGTGGTTCCCGCCCCCGCCGTGACCGCCGTGGACTCGACGGGCGCGGGCGACACCTTCGTCGGCGCCCTCGCGGTGGCGCTCGGCGAGGAGCGGCCGATCCGGGAGGCGCTGACGTGGGCCGCCGCGGCCGCCGCCGTCTCCGTCCAGCGGGAGGGGGCGTCGGCGTCGATGCCGTACCGCCCGGAGATCGAGGCGCAGTACACCGCATGA
- the trpA gene encoding tryptophan synthase subunit alpha, with product MSGNIHLLTDTLAAAKAEGRSALIAYLPAGFPSVDGGIEAIKAVLDGGADVVEVGLPHSDPVLDGPVIQTADDIALRGGVKIADVMRTVREAHAATGKPVLVMTYWNPIDRYGVERFTAELAEAGGAGCILPDLPVQESALWREHAEKHGLATVFVVAPSSKDERLAQITAAGSGFVYAASLMGVTGTRESVGAQAQDLVQRTRAAGTGLPVCVGLGVSNRAQAAEVAGFADGVIVGSAFVKRMLDAPDDAAGLEAVRELVGELAKGVRGQA from the coding sequence GTGAGCGGGAACATCCACCTGTTGACCGACACCCTCGCGGCCGCGAAGGCCGAGGGGCGGTCCGCGCTCATCGCCTACCTCCCGGCCGGGTTCCCGTCCGTGGACGGTGGCATCGAGGCGATCAAGGCCGTCCTCGACGGGGGTGCCGACGTCGTCGAGGTCGGGCTGCCGCACAGCGACCCCGTCCTGGACGGTCCGGTCATCCAGACCGCCGACGACATCGCCCTGCGGGGCGGTGTGAAGATCGCGGACGTCATGCGCACGGTCCGCGAGGCCCACGCGGCCACCGGGAAGCCGGTGCTCGTGATGACGTACTGGAACCCCATCGACCGCTACGGCGTCGAGCGCTTCACCGCCGAGCTGGCCGAGGCGGGCGGGGCGGGCTGCATCCTGCCCGACCTGCCGGTCCAGGAGTCGGCGCTGTGGCGGGAACACGCTGAGAAGCACGGGCTCGCGACGGTCTTCGTGGTCGCCCCCAGCAGCAAGGACGAGCGGCTCGCCCAGATCACCGCGGCGGGCAGCGGCTTCGTCTACGCCGCGTCCCTGATGGGCGTCACCGGCACCCGTGAGTCGGTCGGCGCGCAGGCGCAGGACCTCGTGCAGCGCACCCGGGCCGCCGGCACCGGCCTGCCCGTCTGCGTCGGGCTCGGCGTCTCCAACCGCGCCCAGGCCGCCGAGGTGGCCGGTTTCGCCGACGGGGTGATCGTCGGCTCGGCCTTCGTGAAGCGGATGCTGGACGCGCCGGACGACGCGGCCGGTCTCGAGGCGGTCCGTGAGCTCGTCGGTGAGCTGGCCAAGGGCGTGCGCGGACAGGCTTAG
- the lgt gene encoding prolipoprotein diacylglyceryl transferase encodes MELAYIPSPSRGVVYLGPIPLRGYAFCIIIGVFVAVWLGNKRWIARGGRSGTVADIAVWAVPFGLVGGRLYHVITDYELYFSEGRDWVDAFKVWEGGLGIWGAIALGAVGAWIGCRRRGIPLPAYADAIAPGIALAQALGRWGNWFNQELYGRETHVPWALHITSSEGGRVPGYYHPTFLYESLWCVGVALLVIWADRRFQLGHGRAFALYVAAYCVGRGWIEYMRVDDAHHILGLRLNDWTAIIVFLLAVVYIVVSSKKRPGRELVVEPGAAEGEAAADGTAEPEDKSADKPEAEAGVEAATEADATGSAEDAATGDSEAEAESASKKS; translated from the coding sequence ATGGAACTTGCCTACATTCCCAGCCCGTCGCGCGGGGTCGTGTACCTCGGCCCGATTCCGCTGCGCGGCTACGCGTTCTGCATCATCATCGGCGTCTTCGTAGCCGTCTGGCTCGGCAACAAGCGCTGGATCGCCCGCGGCGGCCGGTCCGGCACGGTGGCCGACATCGCGGTCTGGGCCGTGCCCTTCGGCCTGGTCGGCGGCCGTCTCTACCACGTGATCACGGACTACGAGCTGTACTTCAGCGAGGGCCGTGACTGGGTGGACGCCTTCAAGGTGTGGGAGGGCGGCCTCGGTATCTGGGGCGCGATCGCCCTCGGCGCGGTCGGCGCGTGGATCGGCTGCCGACGCCGGGGCATCCCGCTGCCCGCCTACGCCGACGCCATCGCCCCCGGCATCGCCCTGGCGCAGGCCCTCGGCCGCTGGGGCAACTGGTTCAACCAGGAGCTGTACGGCCGCGAGACGCATGTTCCGTGGGCGCTGCACATCACCTCCTCCGAGGGCGGCCGGGTGCCGGGCTACTACCACCCGACGTTCCTGTACGAGTCCCTGTGGTGCGTCGGCGTAGCCCTGCTGGTCATCTGGGCCGACCGCCGCTTCCAGCTGGGCCACGGCCGGGCCTTCGCCCTGTACGTCGCCGCGTACTGCGTGGGCCGCGGCTGGATCGAGTACATGCGCGTCGACGACGCCCACCACATCCTGGGCCTCCGCCTCAACGACTGGACCGCGATCATCGTGTTCCTGCTCGCGGTGGTCTACATCGTGGTGTCGTCGAAGAAGCGGCCGGGACGGGAGCTCGTGGTCGAGCCCGGCGCCGCCGAGGGCGAGGCCGCGGCGGACGGTACGGCGGAGCCCGAGGACAAGTCCGCGGACAAGCCGGAGGCCGAGGCCGGGGTGGAGGCGGCGACCGAGGCGGACGCCACCGGGTCCGCCGAGGATGCGGCAACCGGGGATTCGGAAGCCGAGGCCGAGTCGGCGTCGAAGAAGAGCTGA